A window from Streptomyces sp. NBC_00335 encodes these proteins:
- a CDS encoding S8 family serine peptidase, with protein MRAQRAARSTRLGAICLGAATATVLGLFGAATQAHAGPAEGRVLGEGAADTVSGRYLVVLDGAPSLRATATAETAGEAKTLTDRHGGAVRQLYTAALKGFSVKATPAQARRLAAAPGVRYVQADTVFRVSGTQPNPPSWGIDRVDGAKDGSYAYPNDGSGVTAYIADTGLYRQHSDFGSRASSGYDFIDNDADSADCHGHGTHVSGTVGGSAYGVAKNVKLVGVRVLDCQGSGSTEQIAAGMDWIARNAKKPAVVNMSLGGSADRALDDAVAGVINAGVPVAVAAGNDSKDACNTSPARLPAAITLGSTDSNDARSSFSNYGSCLDLFAPGGSIVSTKMGGGTQTMSGTSMATPHTAGAAAIYLSAHPDATPQQVRDALVDNAQSGVVTGAGSGSPNKFLNVTKLGAPTQPGEPVADFAAQCSTSAASCAFDASASKDPDGSIASYAWEFGDGAKGEGVKPSHEYSAAGTYSVKLTVTDDSGRTATVTKPVTAGTTQPPTGTPPTAAFSVSCWYQDCSFDGSGSKDSDGSIASYKWKFGDAATGTGATVAHRYPAGQRSYTAELTVTDNSGLTATASRRIDCYGFGTGQSLCFAS; from the coding sequence ATGCGTGCACAGCGTGCGGCAAGAAGCACCCGGCTCGGGGCCATATGTCTCGGTGCCGCCACCGCGACCGTCCTCGGCCTGTTCGGCGCCGCCACCCAGGCCCACGCCGGACCCGCGGAGGGCCGGGTCCTCGGCGAGGGCGCGGCGGACACCGTGAGCGGCCGGTACCTCGTCGTCCTCGACGGCGCGCCCTCCCTGCGCGCCACCGCCACGGCCGAGACCGCCGGGGAGGCGAAGACGCTGACGGACCGCCACGGAGGGGCGGTCCGTCAGCTGTACACGGCCGCCCTCAAGGGCTTCTCCGTGAAGGCGACCCCGGCGCAGGCCCGGCGGCTCGCGGCCGCGCCGGGCGTGCGCTACGTCCAGGCCGACACCGTCTTCCGCGTGTCGGGGACCCAGCCCAACCCGCCGTCCTGGGGCATCGACCGCGTCGACGGAGCGAAGGACGGCTCCTACGCCTACCCGAACGACGGCAGCGGGGTGACCGCGTACATCGCGGACACCGGCCTCTACCGGCAGCACTCGGACTTCGGCTCCCGCGCCTCCTCGGGCTACGACTTCATCGACAACGACGCGGACTCCGCCGACTGCCACGGACACGGCACGCACGTCTCGGGGACCGTGGGCGGCAGCGCATACGGCGTCGCCAAGAACGTGAAGCTGGTCGGGGTGCGGGTGCTCGACTGCCAGGGTTCCGGGTCCACGGAGCAGATCGCGGCCGGCATGGACTGGATCGCGAGGAACGCCAAGAAGCCGGCCGTCGTCAACATGTCCCTGGGCGGCAGCGCCGACCGTGCGCTCGACGACGCCGTGGCCGGCGTGATCAACGCGGGCGTGCCGGTGGCCGTCGCCGCGGGCAACGACAGCAAGGACGCGTGCAACACCAGCCCGGCGCGCCTGCCCGCGGCCATCACCCTCGGCTCCACGGACAGCAACGACGCCCGCTCCAGCTTCTCCAACTACGGTTCCTGCCTCGACCTGTTCGCCCCCGGCGGCTCCATCGTCTCCACCAAGATGGGCGGGGGCACCCAGACGATGAGCGGCACCTCCATGGCCACTCCGCACACGGCGGGAGCGGCTGCGATCTACCTCTCGGCGCACCCCGACGCCACCCCGCAGCAGGTGCGCGACGCGCTGGTGGACAACGCGCAGTCGGGTGTGGTGACCGGGGCCGGTTCGGGCTCCCCCAACAAGTTCCTGAACGTGACCAAGCTCGGCGCTCCCACCCAGCCCGGTGAGCCGGTCGCGGACTTCGCCGCCCAGTGCTCGACTTCGGCCGCTTCCTGCGCCTTCGACGCCTCGGCGTCCAAGGACCCGGACGGCTCGATCGCCTCGTACGCCTGGGAGTTCGGCGACGGTGCGAAGGGTGAGGGCGTCAAGCCGTCCCACGAGTACTCCGCCGCCGGCACCTACTCGGTCAAGCTGACCGTCACCGACGACTCCGGCCGCACGGCCACCGTCACCAAGCCCGTCACCGCCGGGACCACGCAGCCTCCGACGGGCACCCCGCCGACCGCGGCGTTCTCGGTGTCCTGCTGGTACCAGGACTGCTCCTTCGACGGCTCGGGCTCCAAGGACTCCGACGGCTCGATCGCCTCGTACAAGTGGAAGTTCGGCGACGCCGCCACGGGCACCGGAGCCACCGTCGCCCACCGCTACCCGGCCGGACAGCGCAGCTACACCGCCGAGCTGACCGTCACCGACAACTCCGGCCTGACGGCCACCGCTTCGCGCCGCATCGACTGCTACGGCTTCGGTACCGGCCAGTCCCTCTGCTTCGCCTCCTGA
- a CDS encoding PIG-L deacetylase family protein: protein MPPSPTPDRPSLLGVFAHPDDESLLAGGVLAQHAAAGFDTAVVTATWSRDSHRAAELADALQVLGAGEPRMLGYADARVPESAPGRPRLCDTPIDEVVEMLVAHIRAVRPQLVLTHDAYGQLTGHPDHVRTHQAAVLAFHAAGLEHHYPDAGAPWQPATLYAATHPDSGVGELGPLLSRVGKKVLSVPDGHITATVDVSAFLTQKWAAILSHRSEAARERPLPGILARLPQEVRESIISTEYYTRLGASPLPDGRCDHP from the coding sequence ATGCCCCCCTCACCCACCCCCGACCGGCCCTCCCTCCTCGGAGTGTTCGCCCACCCGGACGATGAATCGCTGCTCGCCGGCGGAGTGCTCGCGCAGCACGCCGCCGCCGGTTTCGACACCGCGGTCGTCACCGCGACCTGGTCCCGCGACAGCCACCGGGCCGCCGAACTCGCCGATGCCCTCCAGGTCCTGGGCGCTGGAGAGCCGCGGATGCTCGGCTACGCCGACGCACGCGTTCCGGAGTCCGCCCCGGGCCGGCCGAGGCTGTGTGACACACCCATCGACGAGGTCGTGGAGATGCTCGTGGCACACATCCGTGCCGTACGGCCGCAGCTGGTTCTGACACATGACGCGTACGGCCAGCTGACCGGCCATCCCGATCACGTCCGTACCCATCAAGCGGCCGTCCTGGCCTTCCACGCCGCGGGCCTGGAACACCACTACCCGGACGCGGGCGCCCCCTGGCAGCCCGCCACCCTGTACGCGGCCACCCACCCCGACTCGGGGGTGGGCGAGCTGGGCCCGTTGTTGTCGCGGGTGGGGAAGAAGGTGCTGTCCGTACCGGACGGACACATCACGGCGACGGTCGATGTGAGCGCCTTCCTCACGCAGAAGTGGGCGGCGATCCTCTCCCACCGCAGCGAGGCCGCCCGAGAGCGGCCCCTGCCCGGAATCCTCGCCCGTCTCCCCCAAGAGGTACGGGAGTCGATCATCTCGACCGAGTACTACACCCGCCTCGGCGCATCGCCCCTGCCGGACGGCCGGTGCGACCACCCGTAG
- a CDS encoding peptidoglycan-binding protein: MPPIDFTEIPPAADCPCPGCRSDRRSTAARHTPRGRVRALAVATVAGACGLAVTPGTAAAAQAVETGRAPSPDGAQSTPQGPTGPLVRDSAGRLSAPGATATTRADIMRRAQQWVDAQVPYSMNAYRNGYRTDCSGFVSMAWGLGSNQWTGSLDQFGQRISKSELRPGDMLLFHNPSDPGAGSHVVLFGGWTDASMSRYTAYEQTRPHTLKRTNPYAYWNNSSRYVAYRYTGLREGGGEEDSGAFPGAGAFGPGANGPHVTRLGEMLVARGASRFYASGPGPVWGSADRAATKAFQEAQGWRGAEADGIPGPATWTLLTGGKGRNIPSGGDGSTTGSAFPGGQYFRPGQSNDHVARLGRRLVERGYGRHYSEGPGPRWSESDRRNVEAFQRAQGWRGAEADGYPGPETWRRLFATTGR, from the coding sequence ATGCCACCGATCGACTTCACCGAGATACCGCCGGCGGCGGACTGCCCCTGCCCGGGGTGCCGTTCCGATCGCCGCTCCACCGCCGCCCGGCACACGCCGCGCGGGCGGGTCCGGGCACTGGCCGTCGCCACCGTCGCCGGAGCGTGCGGCCTCGCCGTCACACCGGGGACAGCCGCGGCCGCACAGGCCGTCGAAACGGGGCGCGCCCCTTCGCCCGACGGCGCGCAGTCCACTCCCCAGGGACCGACCGGCCCCCTGGTGCGGGACTCGGCGGGGCGCCTGAGCGCCCCGGGGGCCACCGCCACCACTCGGGCGGACATCATGCGCCGGGCCCAGCAATGGGTCGACGCGCAGGTCCCGTACAGCATGAACGCCTACCGGAACGGCTACCGGACGGACTGCTCCGGCTTCGTCTCGATGGCCTGGGGCCTCGGTTCCAACCAGTGGACCGGCAGCCTGGACCAGTTCGGGCAGCGCATATCCAAGTCCGAGCTGCGGCCCGGCGACATGCTGCTGTTCCACAACCCGTCGGACCCGGGCGCCGGATCCCATGTGGTGCTCTTCGGCGGCTGGACCGATGCGTCCATGAGCCGTTACACCGCCTATGAGCAGACCCGCCCGCACACCCTGAAGCGCACGAACCCGTACGCGTACTGGAACAACTCCTCGCGCTACGTGGCCTACCGCTACACGGGCCTGCGCGAGGGCGGCGGCGAGGAGGACTCCGGCGCGTTCCCCGGGGCGGGCGCCTTCGGCCCCGGGGCGAACGGTCCCCACGTCACCCGGCTCGGCGAGATGCTCGTGGCGCGCGGCGCAAGCCGCTTCTACGCCTCCGGCCCCGGGCCGGTGTGGGGCTCCGCGGACCGTGCCGCCACCAAGGCCTTCCAGGAGGCGCAGGGGTGGCGCGGCGCCGAGGCCGACGGGATCCCGGGGCCGGCGACCTGGACCCTGCTCACCGGCGGCAAGGGGCGGAACATCCCCTCCGGGGGCGACGGGTCCACGACCGGCTCCGCCTTCCCCGGCGGGCAGTACTTCCGCCCCGGTCAGTCCAACGACCACGTGGCCCGGCTGGGCCGCCGTCTGGTCGAGCGCGGCTACGGGCGGCACTACTCCGAGGGCCCCGGCCCCCGTTGGTCCGAGAGCGACCGGCGCAACGTCGAAGCCTTCCAGCGGGCACAGGGCTGGCGGGGCGCGGAGGCGGACGGCTACCCGGGCCCGGAGACCTGGCGCCGCCTCTTCGCCACGACCGGCCGCTGA
- a CDS encoding GNAT family N-acetyltransferase codes for MSTTITVRAVRDADFPQWRALYRGYADFYRVEQTEEAAERVWTWINDPAHEVNALVAEDVDGRLIGLAHYRPFARPLSATTGGYLDDLFVDPARRGSGAADQLLTALGEIAAERGWSVVRWITADDNHRARSKYDQVATRTMWVTYDMAPAS; via the coding sequence ATGTCGACCACCATCACCGTCCGCGCGGTCCGCGACGCGGACTTCCCGCAGTGGCGCGCCCTGTACCGCGGCTACGCGGACTTCTACCGGGTCGAGCAGACCGAGGAGGCCGCCGAACGCGTGTGGACGTGGATCAACGACCCCGCCCACGAGGTGAACGCCCTCGTCGCCGAGGACGTGGACGGCCGGCTGATCGGCCTGGCGCACTACCGCCCGTTCGCCCGCCCCCTTTCGGCCACCACCGGCGGGTACCTGGACGACCTGTTCGTCGACCCCGCCCGGCGCGGCTCCGGCGCCGCCGATCAGCTGCTCACGGCCTTGGGTGAGATCGCTGCCGAACGCGGCTGGAGCGTCGTCCGCTGGATCACGGCCGACGACAACCACCGCGCCCGGTCCAAGTACGACCAAGTGGCGACTCGTACGATGTGGGTCACCTACGACATGGCTCCGGCCAGCTGA
- a CDS encoding rodlin — MLKKMMVTAVTTAAAIGAGGAMAAPAMAIGNDNGINTVNGNGAVQAYGNQKTHGAMSPQLSAVQGTLNKPCIGLPVKVNAQSLVAVLANVGVQDINVLSNPQNQQCTENSTQAKGDEALSHILDNIPVLSGNLSQGS, encoded by the coding sequence ATGCTGAAGAAGATGATGGTCACCGCAGTCACCACCGCCGCCGCGATCGGCGCCGGCGGCGCCATGGCCGCTCCGGCCATGGCCATCGGCAATGACAACGGGATCAACACCGTCAACGGCAACGGCGCCGTGCAGGCCTACGGCAACCAGAAGACCCACGGCGCGATGAGCCCCCAGCTCTCCGCGGTCCAGGGCACGCTGAACAAGCCGTGCATCGGTCTGCCGGTCAAGGTCAACGCGCAGTCGCTCGTCGCCGTCCTCGCGAACGTGGGCGTCCAGGACATCAACGTCCTGTCCAACCCGCAGAACCAGCAGTGCACCGAGAACTCCACCCAGGCCAAGGGCGACGAGGCGCTCTCCCACATCCTGGACAACATCCCGGTCCTGTCGGGCAACCTGTCGCAGGGAAGCTGA
- a CDS encoding phosphotransferase family protein, with the protein MQRTLTDEQITRAVAHAQDPDTRVLRHRELAGGTFNSVHLLTLAARPGGPRDPGPGERPVVLKVAPPAGTPLMTYENALMRTEAEFYRRASTVPGLPVPGVVATGFDRSAIGADYLLMTHLEGEPWDRLRAGIGSSDQARLRTDLGRLVRGLHRVRGSSFGYPYGNPPAGAGTSWRIAFEGMLADVCADARRFGAPLPVDPGLVLGLVRERGRLLDQVTAPSLVHFDLWEGNILLAERDGRLEITGIIDGERAFWGDPLADLVSTALFDDITRDPAFLSGYRSGPLTADERLRIAMYRAYLALIVLVEGVPRGYDPQARAPLTDLAAADLATALDLLRQAPPV; encoded by the coding sequence ATGCAGCGGACCCTGACCGACGAACAGATCACGCGCGCGGTCGCGCACGCCCAGGACCCGGACACCAGGGTCCTGCGCCACCGGGAGCTGGCCGGCGGCACCTTCAACTCGGTCCACCTGCTCACCCTGGCCGCCCGGCCCGGCGGACCGCGGGACCCCGGCCCGGGAGAGCGGCCGGTCGTGCTCAAGGTCGCACCGCCGGCGGGCACACCGCTCATGACCTACGAGAACGCGCTGATGCGCACCGAAGCCGAGTTCTACCGGCGTGCCTCGACGGTGCCCGGCCTGCCGGTGCCCGGAGTCGTGGCGACCGGCTTCGACCGGAGTGCGATCGGCGCCGACTACCTCCTGATGACACACCTGGAGGGCGAACCCTGGGACCGGCTGCGCGCCGGGATCGGTTCCTCGGACCAGGCAAGACTGCGCACCGACCTCGGCCGCCTCGTCCGCGGGCTCCACCGCGTACGGGGTTCCTCCTTCGGCTATCCGTACGGGAACCCGCCGGCGGGCGCCGGCACGAGCTGGCGGATCGCCTTCGAGGGCATGCTGGCCGATGTCTGCGCGGACGCCCGCCGGTTCGGCGCCCCGCTGCCCGTCGACCCCGGCCTCGTCCTCGGCCTCGTCCGTGAGCGGGGCCGGCTCCTCGACCAGGTGACGGCCCCCTCGCTGGTCCACTTCGACCTGTGGGAGGGCAACATCCTGCTCGCCGAGCGGGACGGACGCCTGGAGATCACCGGGATCATCGACGGCGAACGGGCGTTCTGGGGAGATCCGCTCGCCGACCTGGTGTCCACCGCGCTCTTCGACGACATCACCCGGGACCCGGCCTTCCTGTCCGGCTACCGCTCCGGCCCGCTCACGGCCGACGAACGCCTGCGCATCGCGATGTACCGCGCCTACCTGGCGCTGATCGTCCTGGTCGAAGGCGTCCCCCGCGGCTACGACCCGCAGGCGCGGGCGCCCCTCACCGACCTGGCCGCCGCCGACTTGGCGACGGCGCTGGACCTCCTGAGGCAGGCTCCGCCCGTCTGA
- a CDS encoding ATP-binding cassette domain-containing protein, translated as MTTSRAHTKAAGAPPPPPPAEITYGGKFAVNPLAEVSFRTMCATLPSVLARIGRLSWRTDRRAVRLLIGCQVVTGVSAAVLLAATARAMGPVLGAGSAADRLQGALPALLVVALAAAMNRVAGAVATYAERRITPLLTSETDSTLVEAVCRVEAVAYAGDGFSDRQEAAEMGVVRTHVMVTDAQRFMSSLIRLVTAGSVLSLLNVMMLPLLLLAVLPAGIGAVLTARVDYEIHYANISDRNVRGMMRWWATASQYGDEVRANSMTDYLVYWYRALSDRCDRRNLAAAPRTLRISLLAALAGGVFLLATWGALAWLAVTGRIEPAIAATAVIAVQTALAALSQVIINGAAVFHTSLYLTDMQSFLDEAAARAPRRGPREITGPVERIRLDEVVYQYPGKDKPAVDGVSLTLERGQILAIVGANGSGKSTLTRLITGIYLCDKGKVTWNGSDLADTDPDTVWRLTGLVPQDFAKWPLRVRENITLGQPRTHDDGPVWEAIDAVGLREAVEDLPHGLDSLQARDIWGGVEFSGGQWQREACARALYRKPELLILDEPTSQMDPRGEHLVFERIKAIAADRITIMVTHRLENTKIADHIIVLEGGRISEQGRYDDLVHGGGTFAELLALSQDR; from the coding sequence ATGACCACATCCCGAGCACACACCAAAGCGGCCGGCGCTCCGCCCCCTCCGCCCCCGGCGGAGATCACTTACGGCGGGAAGTTCGCCGTCAATCCGCTCGCCGAGGTCTCCTTCCGGACGATGTGCGCCACGCTCCCGTCCGTCCTGGCCCGGATCGGCCGCCTGTCCTGGCGGACCGACCGGCGGGCCGTGCGACTCCTGATCGGATGCCAGGTCGTCACGGGCGTGTCCGCCGCGGTACTGCTGGCCGCCACCGCCCGCGCGATGGGGCCCGTACTCGGCGCAGGCAGTGCGGCCGACCGCCTCCAGGGGGCCCTGCCCGCGCTGCTCGTCGTCGCGCTCGCCGCCGCGATGAACCGGGTCGCCGGGGCCGTGGCCACGTACGCCGAGCGGCGGATCACCCCGTTGCTCACCTCGGAGACCGACAGCACTCTGGTCGAGGCGGTCTGCCGGGTCGAGGCCGTGGCCTACGCGGGGGACGGCTTCTCCGACCGGCAGGAGGCGGCCGAGATGGGGGTGGTCCGCACCCACGTGATGGTCACCGACGCCCAGCGCTTCATGTCCTCGCTGATCCGCCTGGTCACCGCGGGCAGCGTCCTGTCCCTGCTGAACGTGATGATGTTGCCCCTGCTGCTCCTCGCCGTGCTGCCCGCCGGCATCGGCGCCGTCCTGACCGCCCGCGTGGACTACGAGATCCACTACGCCAACATCAGCGACCGCAACGTCCGCGGGATGATGCGCTGGTGGGCCACGGCCTCCCAGTACGGCGACGAGGTCCGCGCCAACTCGATGACCGACTACCTCGTCTACTGGTACCGGGCCCTGTCCGACCGTTGCGACCGGCGGAACCTGGCCGCCGCGCCCCGCACCCTGCGGATCTCCCTGCTCGCCGCGCTGGCCGGCGGCGTCTTCCTCCTCGCGACCTGGGGGGCGCTCGCCTGGCTCGCCGTGACCGGCCGGATCGAACCCGCCATCGCCGCCACGGCCGTCATCGCCGTCCAGACCGCGCTCGCCGCGCTCTCCCAGGTCATCATCAACGGCGCCGCGGTCTTCCACACCAGCCTCTACCTCACCGACATGCAGTCCTTCCTCGACGAGGCCGCCGCCCGTGCTCCCCGGCGCGGGCCGCGCGAGATCACCGGCCCGGTGGAGCGGATCCGGCTCGACGAGGTCGTCTACCAATACCCGGGCAAGGACAAGCCCGCGGTGGACGGCGTCTCCCTCACCCTGGAACGCGGCCAGATCCTCGCGATCGTCGGAGCGAACGGCTCCGGAAAGTCGACCCTGACCCGGCTGATCACCGGGATCTACCTCTGTGACAAGGGCAAGGTCACCTGGAACGGAAGCGACCTCGCCGACACCGACCCGGACACCGTCTGGCGCCTCACCGGCCTGGTGCCGCAGGACTTCGCCAAGTGGCCGCTGCGGGTGCGCGAGAACATCACCCTCGGCCAGCCCCGCACCCACGACGACGGACCCGTGTGGGAGGCCATCGACGCGGTCGGCCTGCGCGAAGCCGTCGAAGACCTCCCTCACGGTCTGGACAGCCTCCAGGCCCGCGACATCTGGGGAGGCGTCGAGTTCTCCGGCGGGCAGTGGCAGCGCGAAGCGTGCGCCCGGGCCCTGTACCGCAAGCCCGAGTTGCTGATCCTGGACGAGCCGACTTCGCAGATGGACCCGCGCGGCGAGCACCTGGTCTTCGAGCGGATCAAGGCCATCGCCGCCGACCGGATCACCATCATGGTCACGCACCGGCTGGAGAACACGAAGATCGCGGACCACATCATCGTGCTGGAAGGCGGCCGCATTTCCGAACAGGGCCGCTACGACGATCTCGTCCACGGCGGCGGAACCTTCGCCGAACTCCTCGCACTCTCCCAGGACCGCTGA
- a CDS encoding ATP-binding protein, which produces MTAGMGASVLVGRDAEIRAMRTALARPPAVVLIEGEAGIGKTRLVREVLARRPDLRARVLSGSCPPLREPFPYGPLFDVLRTLAHAVPAGLSPVCGALRPYLPELAERLPPPCEPLHDPAAATHRIFRAVGALLAAVCPAVLVVEDLHWADDGTRDLIRFLIEDPPPGLAVVLTYRREDLPAPGLPLGRAYRRAAGHESLLMRLEALDAGEVRTLAAALTGGPVSARLADELHERTAGIPFVLEEFVRGPGAPTAVPALLQEAMADRTAGLDAPALAVVHAAAVLRDPAQEALVTAVAGLDEEAGAAAVGAALRAGVLHDWGEDRYGFRHGLAQQAVYEALLGPDRRRLHLRAVTALAALPAPPLVRLAYHARQAGAVEAWRRYAEDAAEHAREIGDTALAVELLEGLLDDPGLPAEDCARLALRLSRAATIGLTHRRTARLLRRVVDDGGALPDAVRGDIRLNLGLLLNNQAGDHRQGRLDTVRAVAELRERPARAARGMAGLAMPTWGEEPYAVYQEWIGRAERIAAAHGDEALRLAVRGNHLVLRMALGEGAVRAEAEALLAAGAADRAGRLELARMCGNLADAAAWLGKDPEADLFRREGDRIAAACGAPYLRGIIDATVLRLEWSQGRWEGLGERARQVWEAAQGAYGIESEARLVLGLLGAAHGEWEEAAEHLAAAALDDPHNAASPVLAAAGAAAVRIHLARGRAGAACSEADRGLARVRHKGLWGWAADLAAAGVDAYVRAGRIADAGRLTGEYAQAIAGRDHPLALAALPLCRAAVARSAGQPQEASAHYRRAAAQFTALRRPHSAAQAVEAALECVPDADELALLAAEFERIGAVREAARCRRALRGSGHVAAARRGRGGYGEGLSPREADVARLVASGRTNREIAELLFLSPRTVEQHVAKVLRKLKVSSRTEVRTP; this is translated from the coding sequence ATGACTGCGGGGATGGGCGCATCGGTGCTGGTCGGACGGGATGCGGAGATTCGGGCGATGCGTACGGCGCTGGCCCGGCCGCCCGCCGTGGTGCTGATCGAGGGCGAGGCCGGGATCGGCAAGACGCGGCTCGTGCGCGAGGTGCTCGCGCGCAGACCGGACCTCAGGGCGCGGGTGCTGTCGGGGAGCTGTCCGCCGCTGCGCGAACCGTTCCCGTACGGGCCGCTGTTCGATGTGCTCCGTACCCTCGCCCACGCCGTGCCGGCCGGGCTCAGCCCCGTGTGCGGGGCCCTGCGGCCGTACCTGCCGGAGCTCGCCGAGCGGCTTCCCCCGCCCTGCGAGCCGTTGCACGACCCGGCCGCCGCCACGCACCGGATCTTCCGCGCGGTGGGAGCGCTGCTGGCCGCCGTGTGCCCGGCCGTGCTCGTCGTCGAGGACCTCCACTGGGCCGACGACGGCACCCGCGACCTGATCCGGTTCCTGATCGAGGATCCGCCGCCGGGGCTCGCCGTCGTACTGACCTACCGGCGGGAGGACCTGCCCGCCCCCGGGTTGCCGCTGGGGCGCGCCTACCGGCGGGCGGCCGGTCACGAGTCCCTCCTGATGCGGCTGGAGGCGCTCGACGCGGGCGAGGTGCGCACCCTGGCCGCCGCGCTCACGGGCGGGCCCGTATCCGCGCGGCTGGCGGACGAGTTGCACGAGCGGACCGCCGGGATCCCCTTCGTGCTGGAGGAGTTCGTGCGGGGTCCGGGCGCTCCGACGGCCGTGCCCGCCCTGCTCCAGGAGGCGATGGCCGATCGGACCGCCGGACTGGACGCGCCGGCCCTCGCGGTCGTCCACGCGGCCGCGGTGCTGCGCGATCCGGCGCAGGAGGCCCTGGTCACCGCCGTGGCGGGGCTCGACGAGGAGGCCGGGGCCGCGGCCGTGGGGGCCGCGCTGCGGGCCGGAGTGCTCCACGACTGGGGCGAGGACCGGTACGGATTCCGGCACGGACTGGCCCAACAGGCCGTGTACGAGGCCCTGCTGGGCCCGGACCGGCGGCGCCTGCACCTGCGTGCCGTCACCGCGCTGGCCGCGCTGCCCGCGCCGCCACTCGTACGGCTGGCCTACCACGCCCGGCAGGCCGGCGCCGTGGAGGCCTGGCGGCGCTACGCGGAGGACGCCGCCGAGCACGCCCGGGAGATCGGCGACACGGCGCTCGCCGTGGAACTCCTCGAAGGGCTCCTCGACGATCCCGGGCTGCCGGCCGAGGACTGCGCGCGCCTGGCCCTGCGGCTCAGCCGCGCGGCCACGATCGGCCTCACCCACCGGCGCACCGCCCGGCTGCTGCGCCGGGTGGTCGACGACGGCGGGGCGCTGCCCGACGCCGTGCGCGGGGACATCCGGCTCAACCTCGGGCTGCTGCTGAACAACCAGGCCGGCGACCACCGCCAGGGCCGGCTGGACACCGTCCGCGCCGTCGCCGAGCTCCGCGAACGCCCGGCCCGCGCCGCCCGGGGCATGGCCGGACTCGCCATGCCGACGTGGGGCGAAGAACCGTACGCGGTCTACCAGGAGTGGATCGGCCGCGCGGAGCGGATCGCCGCCGCGCACGGGGACGAGGCGCTGCGGCTCGCGGTGCGCGGCAACCACCTCGTCCTGCGGATGGCCCTCGGCGAGGGGGCGGTGCGCGCCGAGGCGGAGGCCCTGCTCGCCGCCGGCGCGGCGGACCGGGCGGGCCGCCTGGAGCTCGCGCGGATGTGCGGGAACCTCGCCGACGCCGCGGCCTGGCTGGGCAAGGACCCGGAGGCCGACCTGTTCCGCCGGGAGGGCGACCGCATAGCCGCCGCGTGCGGGGCCCCGTACCTGCGCGGGATCATCGACGCGACCGTGCTGCGCCTGGAGTGGAGCCAGGGGCGCTGGGAGGGGCTCGGCGAGCGCGCCCGGCAGGTCTGGGAGGCGGCCCAGGGCGCCTACGGCATCGAGTCGGAGGCGCGCCTGGTCCTGGGGCTCCTGGGCGCCGCGCACGGGGAGTGGGAGGAGGCGGCCGAGCACCTCGCGGCGGCCGCTCTGGACGATCCGCACAACGCGGCCTCGCCGGTCCTGGCCGCCGCGGGCGCGGCGGCGGTACGCATCCACCTCGCGCGGGGCCGGGCCGGCGCGGCCTGCTCCGAGGCCGACCGGGGACTCGCGCGCGTCCGGCACAAGGGGCTCTGGGGCTGGGCCGCGGACCTGGCGGCGGCCGGCGTGGACGCGTACGTCCGGGCGGGCCGGATCGCCGACGCGGGACGACTGACCGGGGAGTACGCGCAGGCCATCGCGGGACGCGACCACCCCCTGGCGCTGGCGGCGCTGCCGCTGTGCCGGGCGGCCGTGGCCCGGTCGGCCGGTCAGCCGCAGGAGGCATCGGCGCACTACCGCCGGGCGGCTGCCCAGTTCACCGCGCTGCGCCGGCCGCACAGCGCGGCCCAGGCCGTGGAGGCCGCGCTGGAATGCGTACCGGACGCCGACGAACTGGCGCTCCTGGCCGCCGAGTTCGAGCGCATCGGAGCCGTGCGTGAGGCGGCCCGCTGCCGGCGGGCGCTGCGCGGCAGCGGGCACGTGGCGGCGGCCCGGCGCGGCCGGGGCGGCTACGGCGAGGGACTGTCGCCGCGGGAGGCGGACGTGGCCCGGCTGGTGGCCTCGGGCCGGACCAACCGGGAGATCGCCGAGCTGCTGTTCCTCTCGCCGCGCACGGTGGAGCAGCACGTGGCGAAGGTGCTGCGGAAGCTGAAGGTCAGCAGCCGCACGGAGGTACGTACTCCGTAG